In Triticum aestivum cultivar Chinese Spring chromosome 5B, IWGSC CS RefSeq v2.1, whole genome shotgun sequence, the following proteins share a genomic window:
- the LOC123114054 gene encoding methyltransferase N6AMT1, whose amino-acid sequence MSAGDGAAVSAVEGKLAELSTSCDLRTLPKRGKSASARTLNTAQIQLVASHPEVYEPCDDSFALVDALLSDKAQLLTLQPSLCMEVGCGSGYVITSLAIMLRQLGSGTQYLATDINQHAVETTQATLEAHGVHADVIATDIVSGLEKRLAGMVDVVVVNPPYVPTPEEEIGMKGIASSWAGGLNGRQVIDRILPAVRELLSEKGCLYMIALEDNDPLGICHLMNEKGFASRVLLKRCTDEESLYVLKFWQDAAAGANASQSGRSPRAESWLSQLPFKSFWHKNTGSS is encoded by the exons ATGTCggcgggcgacggcgcggcggtGTCGGCCGTCGAGGGGAAGCTCGCGGAGCTCTCCACCAGCTGCGACCTCAGGACCCTCCCCAAGAGGGGCAAG TCTGCATCAGCAAGGACATTGAACACTGCCCAGATTCAGCTTGTTGCAAGCCATCCGGAAGTGTATGAACCATGTGATGATTCCTTTGCTCTTGTTGATGCACTGCTCTCTGACAAGGCTCAACTTCTGACGCTACAGCCGAGTTTATGCATGGAGGTAGGATGTGGCAGTGGTTATGTCATCACTTCTCTAGCCATCATGCTCAGGCAATTAGGCTCTGGGACCCAGTACCTAGCAACAGACATCAACCAACACGCCGTGGAGACAACTCAAGCAACACTTGAAGCCCATGGTGTTCATGCAGATGTTATTGCTACAGATATTGTGTCAGGTCTTGAGAAACGTCTGGCTGGTATGGTTGATGTGGTTGTTGTGAACCCTCCTTATGTGCCAACACCAGAGGAAGAAATCGGGATGAAGGGCATTGCTTCATCTTGGGCTGGAGGGTTGAATGGGCGCCAAGTGATCGACCGGATTCTTCCTGCTGTGCGCGAGCTGCTGTCAGAAAAAGGATGTCTCTACATGATTGCCCTTGAAGATAATGATCCTTTGGGCATATgccatttgatgaatgagaaggGGTTTGCATCGCGTGTTCTGTTGAAGAGGTGTACTGACGAGGAGAGCCTTTATGTTCTCAAGTTCTGGCAAGATGCTGCTGCTGGCGCAAATGCTTCTCAATCCGGCAGATCTCCACGCGCCGAGTCGTGGCTTTCGCAATTGCCTTTCAAATCCTTTTGGCATAAGAACACTGGCAGTTCTTGA